In Flavivirga abyssicola, the following are encoded in one genomic region:
- a CDS encoding DUF4253 domain-containing protein yields the protein MIRKINYLLLLMTIISCGQNSVNYSESELKLFNNIGFDKTVLSELKQKTNKEFTQLEISDPGYLIGENGDEQKIGVEKINGISFRVSENESYEIVLTYKDKLKEQGYLLFISESGYKSPSTISVIKSTDKFDILSVQKTDGINFEIENKDVIEKLKDWDKIYGIEILGADYDWVELIFEKDIKNVSLFAKEVYEFCPDAVDQGVGEIKELERIIREEKRLFLWWD from the coding sequence ATGATAAGAAAAATAAATTATTTACTACTACTTATGACTATAATTAGTTGTGGTCAAAATTCTGTAAATTACTCAGAATCTGAGTTGAAATTGTTTAATAATATTGGCTTTGACAAGACGGTTTTATCAGAGTTAAAGCAAAAAACTAATAAGGAGTTCACACAATTGGAAATATCAGACCCAGGATATCTAATTGGAGAAAATGGAGATGAGCAAAAAATTGGTGTTGAAAAAATAAACGGTATCTCATTTAGAGTTTCAGAAAATGAATCCTATGAAATTGTACTGACTTATAAGGATAAATTGAAAGAACAAGGATATTTACTTTTTATATCTGAAAGTGGATATAAAAGCCCTTCCACAATTTCAGTTATAAAATCAACTGACAAATTTGATATCCTTAGTGTTCAAAAAACTGATGGAATCAATTTTGAAATTGAAAATAAAGATGTTATCGAAAAATTAAAAGATTGGGATAAAATCTATGGAATTGAAATATTAGGAGCTGATTATGATTGGGTTGAATTGATTTTTGAAAAAGACATTAAAAATGTTTCTTTATTCGCTAAAGAAGTCTATGAATTTTGCCCTGATGCGGTTGACCAAGGAGTTGGAGAAATTAAAGAACTCGAAAGAATAATTAGAGAGGAAAAACGGTTGTTTTTGTGGTGGGATTAA
- a CDS encoding T9SS type A sorting domain-containing protein: protein MKYKTILLASIISFYYSMAQITYQDHIIEANLNIINSNYMLLADLDGDKNLDIVFANGQISWYKNLDGLGSYEISQTISDVNPSIIYINKFNVDDLDNDGDLDVIAISRDKDLIFWYENTNGKGNFGPRKMISDNNTDRPNYILSSDLDQDGDSDIISTSINDNKLAWYENIDGKGNFGHQKTISLTGIRPKEASIEDIDGDGDFDILLSSNSKLSWYKNIDGKGNFGEEILINSSYNSSINLSDIDNDGDFDIISTSSVDKTVTLYENINSLGNFNEQTISTKVYGASLSYPKDLDNDGDKDILVITSNVVFGDTYQLLWYENLDGKSSFSTQKVISNSVANTSSIQVEDINSDGFFDIVLNSNNNIAIYKSVNGTGNFKNEETLGGSINGATATYSSDIDGDGDYDVILTTDRGGDLVWYENLDGKGTFSYQRTIDASIENVRTVVTADIDNDGDEDVISGTSNNGLVSPGGKVFWYENLDGDGNFLRHRVMTTAEKLLSHLQIGDMNGDGFVDIIISKRSGGTIWFENLGGYFNPFDDKYEHSIGNSSNFCEPVDIDQDGDLDVLTYFKFSLTNSTGVSWYKNTDGMGNFAIGEAIDIANEASSLAGVSSTHASDVDGDGDLDILVGYGAYDKITWNENTDGMGKFSPQRDLFVNVNDISSPAIAVNANDIDKDGDEDIIYCSGNRNEVIWIENANGLGEFTHHHVISKNLDTPKDLHLADLNNDGKQDIISVSYNNKLLWHEIKNTLSLDKSSINSISIYPVPVFDILHLKPNGLITKVCLYNKLGQVVFLLEKNSGIEQINMSGLDMGFYVLKIQRSDGLIFTKKILKNN from the coding sequence ATGAAATATAAAACTATCTTACTTGCATCTATAATAAGTTTTTATTATTCAATGGCACAGATTACTTATCAAGACCATATTATTGAGGCTAATCTAAATATAATAAATAGTAACTATATGTTATTAGCAGATTTAGATGGAGACAAAAATCTTGACATAGTTTTTGCTAATGGGCAAATTTCTTGGTACAAAAATCTTGATGGACTTGGTAGCTATGAAATAAGCCAAACCATAAGTGACGTAAATCCAAGTATTATTTATATAAACAAATTTAATGTAGACGATTTAGACAACGATGGTGATCTTGACGTTATTGCTATATCTAGAGATAAGGATTTAATTTTTTGGTATGAAAACACTAATGGCAAAGGGAACTTTGGTCCAAGAAAGATGATATCAGATAATAATACTGATAGACCAAATTATATACTTTCTTCGGATTTGGATCAGGATGGAGATTCAGATATTATATCCACTTCTATTAATGACAATAAGTTGGCATGGTATGAAAACATTGATGGAAAAGGAAATTTTGGCCATCAGAAAACAATAAGCTTAACGGGTATTCGACCAAAAGAAGCTTCTATTGAAGATATTGACGGAGATGGAGATTTTGATATTTTGTTATCTTCAAATTCAAAACTTTCATGGTATAAAAATATTGATGGAAAAGGAAATTTTGGAGAAGAGATACTTATAAATTCTTCTTACAATAGTTCTATTAATTTGAGTGATATTGATAATGATGGAGATTTTGATATTATTTCTACTTCTAGTGTAGATAAAACTGTTACATTATATGAAAATATTAACAGTCTTGGCAATTTTAATGAGCAAACAATTTCAACTAAAGTTTATGGCGCTTCTTTATCATATCCAAAAGATTTAGACAATGATGGAGATAAGGATATTTTAGTTATAACTTCTAATGTTGTCTTTGGAGATACTTACCAATTATTATGGTACGAAAATTTGGACGGAAAAAGCTCTTTTAGCACACAAAAAGTAATAAGTAATTCGGTAGCCAATACTTCATCAATACAAGTTGAAGATATTAATAGTGATGGGTTTTTTGATATTGTTTTAAATTCTAATAATAATATAGCAATCTACAAAAGTGTTAATGGCACTGGTAATTTTAAGAACGAAGAAACTTTAGGAGGTTCAATTAATGGCGCGACAGCAACTTATTCTTCAGATATAGACGGAGATGGAGACTATGATGTTATTTTAACTACTGATAGAGGTGGAGACTTAGTTTGGTATGAAAATTTAGATGGTAAAGGAACATTTAGCTATCAAAGAACTATTGATGCTTCAATTGAGAATGTTAGAACTGTAGTTACAGCAGATATTGATAATGATGGAGATGAGGATGTGATTTCTGGAACATCGAATAATGGATTGGTAAGCCCTGGCGGGAAAGTTTTTTGGTATGAAAATTTAGATGGTGATGGCAATTTTCTCAGACATAGAGTTATGACAACTGCTGAGAAATTATTATCACATCTCCAAATTGGAGACATGAATGGTGATGGGTTTGTGGACATAATAATATCAAAAAGATCTGGTGGAACAATTTGGTTTGAAAACCTAGGAGGATATTTTAATCCATTTGATGATAAATATGAACATTCTATTGGAAATTCAAGTAATTTCTGTGAACCCGTAGATATAGATCAAGATGGTGATTTAGATGTGTTAACATATTTTAAATTTTCCTTAACTAATAGTACAGGTGTCAGTTGGTACAAAAACACAGACGGCATGGGTAATTTTGCTATTGGAGAGGCTATCGACATTGCAAATGAGGCTTCTTCATTAGCAGGTGTAAGTTCTACTCATGCTAGTGATGTAGATGGCGATGGTGATTTAGATATTCTGGTTGGCTATGGTGCATACGATAAAATAACTTGGAATGAGAATACAGACGGCATGGGAAAATTTAGTCCTCAAAGAGATCTATTTGTTAATGTTAATGACATATCTAGTCCAGCCATCGCTGTTAATGCAAATGATATAGATAAGGACGGGGATGAAGACATTATTTATTGTTCTGGTAATAGAAATGAAGTTATTTGGATAGAGAACGCTAATGGTTTAGGTGAATTTACTCATCATCATGTAATTAGTAAAAACTTAGACACTCCTAAAGACTTACATTTAGCAGACCTAAACAATGATGGAAAACAAGATATTATTTCTGTTTCTTACAACAACAAATTGCTTTGGCATGAAATCAAAAATACATTATCATTAGATAAAAGTAGTATTAACAGTATTTCTATTTACCCAGTACCAGTTTTCGATATATTACATTTAAAGCCAAATGGACTCATAACGAAAGTATGCTTATACAATAAACTTGGGCAGGTAGTATTTTTACTAGAAAAAAATTCTGGAATTGAACAAATCAATATGAGCGGTTTAGATATGGGATTTTATGTTTTAAAGATCCAAAGAAGTGATGGTCTTATTTTTACGAAAAAAATCTTAAAAAATAATTGA
- a CDS encoding DMP19 family protein, which produces MKRILVISIIIMNLLNLFGCKAQDENDPYWEFNETEHFRPELNKGEFFKLSGFDFGWFVLEPISKFVKDKEHEIERGKSLSYGQKALYYWWYLDAQVTNGGFVQFYYNGYGHYVPTIIKGLEHIGDTKMSNLVKKADKIYQKNKKLMDKAQESDLFGSDLYDRLDEMSLLDDKYYEMNEKTMSLIESYIRKNPNEICLDEDGYEFDMTFTGLYKTFYADKTVKEEFQLEQGVINGEFKSFYENGKLKEKIDYKKGEQTGEREEFYDSGKLKYQITKEPSKNILIHKWFFENGNPKKNESKLIEKNERIGEYKEWHENGQLAKSGTYKSAYERIGEWLEFYENGSKKVEAEFINGDYRLKNHWNNKGEKTLTNGTGLYVNEYSMFGDKVERNEQEYKNFKRHGKQKTLTNGVLTLYQEMQNGKEHGITRRYYDNGNLEQETIYENGKAISTKKFPKFKNPKVKTNIISVLCKGCYEDNENFQLPDNKPNPTNHLELARKFKAETSIFEAYGDDKTISYGYNVFVNEKGSVDDITFAIADNMWLDKEVKASIVELKFEPALKDGKPIKSIHYVRYKLKLTE; this is translated from the coding sequence ATGAAAAGAATATTAGTCATTTCAATAATAATTATGAACCTATTAAATCTGTTTGGTTGCAAAGCTCAAGACGAAAATGACCCTTATTGGGAATTTAATGAAACTGAACATTTCCGACCTGAACTAAATAAAGGAGAATTCTTCAAATTAAGTGGTTTTGATTTTGGCTGGTTTGTTCTTGAACCTATATCAAAATTTGTAAAGGACAAGGAACACGAAATCGAACGTGGTAAATCTTTATCATACGGACAAAAAGCACTTTATTATTGGTGGTATTTAGATGCACAAGTTACAAATGGTGGGTTTGTTCAATTTTACTACAATGGTTATGGACATTATGTTCCAACAATAATTAAAGGGTTGGAACATATTGGAGATACTAAAATGTCTAATCTGGTCAAAAAAGCAGATAAAATCTATCAAAAAAACAAAAAGCTGATGGACAAAGCGCAAGAAAGTGATTTGTTTGGGAGCGACCTTTATGATAGGCTTGACGAAATGTCTTTGCTTGACGACAAGTATTATGAAATGAATGAAAAGACAATGTCTTTAATTGAATCTTACATTCGTAAAAACCCAAACGAAATATGTCTTGATGAAGATGGATATGAATTTGATATGACTTTTACTGGTCTTTACAAGACTTTTTATGCTGACAAAACAGTCAAAGAAGAGTTTCAGCTTGAACAAGGCGTAATAAATGGAGAATTCAAGTCTTTTTATGAAAACGGAAAACTAAAAGAAAAAATAGATTACAAAAAAGGAGAACAAACTGGAGAGCGAGAAGAATTCTATGATAGTGGAAAATTAAAATATCAAATAACTAAAGAACCATCCAAAAACATCTTAATACACAAATGGTTTTTTGAAAATGGAAATCCAAAAAAAAATGAATCAAAACTTATAGAAAAAAACGAAAGAATTGGCGAGTACAAAGAATGGCACGAAAACGGACAGCTCGCAAAATCAGGAACATACAAATCAGCCTATGAACGTATAGGCGAATGGCTAGAATTCTATGAAAATGGAAGCAAAAAAGTTGAGGCAGAATTTATAAATGGAGACTATAGACTTAAAAATCATTGGAATAACAAAGGAGAAAAAACTTTAACAAATGGGACTGGTCTTTATGTAAATGAATATTCAATGTTTGGAGATAAAGTTGAACGTAATGAACAAGAATACAAGAACTTCAAAAGACACGGAAAACAAAAAACTTTAACAAATGGAGTTCTAACCCTTTACCAAGAAATGCAAAATGGTAAAGAACACGGTATTACTAGAAGGTATTATGATAATGGAAATTTAGAGCAAGAAACTATATATGAAAATGGTAAAGCTATTTCAACTAAAAAGTTTCCAAAGTTTAAGAATCCAAAAGTCAAAACAAATATTATTTCAGTCCTGTGTAAAGGATGTTATGAAGACAATGAGAATTTCCAATTGCCAGACAATAAACCAAACCCGACAAACCATTTAGAATTAGCCAGAAAATTTAAAGCTGAAACATCAATATTTGAAGCATATGGAGACGATAAAACTATTTCATATGGATATAATGTATTTGTAAATGAAAAAGGTAGTGTAGATGACATAACTTTCGCTATTGCCGATAATATGTGGTTAGACAAAGAAGTAAAAGCGAGTATAGTGGAATTAAAATTTGAGCCTGCTTTAAAAGATGGAAAGCCAATAAAAAGTATACATTATGTTCGATATAAATTAAAGCTGACTGAATAA
- a CDS encoding S1 family peptidase, translating to MKKLLIFFLSISFGLTAQNNLHISEQLINTTIRIEAYNKIDSISSGTGFFYTIKNDSLKYEIPLIITNKHIINGFKNIRLYFKTLKDNKPNNDKSQSITIPNDTTYVYEHPNKKIDLVAIPIMNMLSESKKRGVDLSYITMDKKSIPTDSIQKNELKSIEDVLMIGYPNGLWDIKNNLPIVRKGITATTPYLDFNGERVFLIDIAAFNGSSGSPIYFYRDIYTDKNYTPKIGLKLYLLGILYAGPQFSVKGEITKINEIDFRNSSEVKTKIPMNIGYVIKASEIFEFEKVFYDKVMNN from the coding sequence ATGAAGAAACTGTTAATATTTTTTTTATCTATAAGTTTTGGCTTAACTGCTCAGAATAATCTACATATTTCGGAACAACTAATTAATACAACTATTAGAATCGAAGCCTATAATAAAATTGATTCTATAAGTTCAGGAACAGGCTTTTTCTACACAATAAAAAACGACAGTTTAAAATATGAAATACCATTGATAATCACTAATAAACATATTATTAATGGTTTCAAGAACATACGATTATACTTCAAGACTTTAAAAGACAACAAACCTAATAATGACAAATCACAATCAATAACAATCCCTAACGATACAACCTATGTATACGAACATCCTAATAAGAAAATTGACTTAGTAGCGATACCAATTATGAATATGCTTTCGGAGTCTAAGAAAAGAGGTGTCGATTTATCATATATTACAATGGACAAAAAATCTATTCCGACAGATTCAATCCAAAAAAATGAATTAAAATCCATAGAGGATGTTTTAATGATTGGCTACCCAAATGGTCTGTGGGACATCAAAAATAACTTACCAATTGTACGAAAAGGAATTACTGCTACTACACCTTATTTGGATTTTAATGGAGAAAGAGTTTTTTTAATTGATATAGCTGCATTTAATGGTTCAAGTGGTTCACCAATTTACTTTTATCGTGATATTTATACTGATAAAAATTATACACCAAAAATTGGATTAAAACTTTACTTGTTAGGAATTCTATATGCTGGCCCACAATTCTCTGTAAAGGGAGAAATTACAAAAATTAATGAAATTGACTTTAGAAATAGTTCGGAAGTAAAAACCAAAATTCCAATGAATATTGGTTATGTAATTAAAGCATCCGAAATATTTGAATTTGAAAAAGTCTTTTACGATAAAGTAATGAATAATTAA
- a CDS encoding helix-turn-helix domain-containing protein, producing MENDSKELALSQLAKRVKELRHNKGVSQQNAYNDTGIHFARIEQGKRDVSYFTLVKICAYFRITLTEFFDF from the coding sequence ATGGAAAATGACTCCAAAGAATTAGCTTTATCTCAACTTGCTAAAAGAGTAAAAGAATTACGTCATAATAAAGGCGTAAGTCAACAAAACGCGTATAATGATACTGGAATACACTTTGCAAGAATAGAACAAGGTAAAAGAGATGTTAGCTATTTTACTTTAGTTAAAATCTGTGCTTATTTCAGAATCACATTAACTGAGTTTTTTGATTTCTAA
- a CDS encoding outer membrane lipoprotein-sorting protein, translating to MKKIVFILTVFITLGIQAQTPEERGLQIAKAAEQADLGFNSSTVHLKMTLKNKNGQTSERSLTTKTLELNEDGDKSLIVFNSPKDVKGTSTLTFTHKVGSDDQWLYLPSIKRVKRISSNNKSGPFVGSEFAYEDLSSQEVEKYAYKFIEEKGSLLVVEQDPVDPKSGYTRRLVTYNKDKGYRFEKVEFYDRKNALLKTLLYSDYKIYKNKFWRAGTFIMKNHQSNKETILKFSDYNFDANLSEEDFTQVALKRS from the coding sequence ATGAAAAAAATAGTTTTTATACTAACCGTATTCATCACTTTAGGAATACAGGCACAAACACCAGAAGAACGTGGATTACAAATAGCTAAGGCAGCAGAACAAGCAGATCTGGGATTTAATAGCTCTACAGTGCATTTAAAAATGACTCTTAAAAATAAAAATGGTCAGACCAGTGAACGTTCGCTTACTACAAAAACATTAGAACTTAATGAAGATGGAGACAAATCTTTAATAGTCTTTAATAGCCCTAAAGATGTTAAAGGAACTTCAACCTTAACATTTACACACAAGGTTGGTTCAGACGATCAATGGCTGTACTTACCTTCAATAAAACGTGTAAAAAGAATTTCATCTAACAATAAATCGGGACCTTTTGTAGGAAGTGAATTTGCTTATGAAGATTTATCATCACAAGAAGTTGAAAAATATGCGTACAAGTTTATTGAAGAAAAAGGAAGCCTTTTGGTTGTAGAACAAGACCCTGTAGATCCAAAATCCGGATACACAAGACGCTTAGTCACGTATAATAAAGATAAAGGATATCGTTTTGAAAAAGTGGAGTTTTACGATAGAAAAAATGCACTATTAAAAACATTATTGTATAGCGATTACAAAATCTATAAGAACAAATTTTGGAGAGCCGGTACCTTTATTATGAAAAACCACCAGAGTAATAAAGAAACCATATTAAAGTTTAGCGACTATAATTTTGATGCAAACCTATCTGAAGAAGATTTTACCCAAGTCGCATTAAAAAGATCTTAA
- a CDS encoding efflux RND transporter permease subunit, whose amino-acid sequence MNAFKKAGNATNVFARSWANFVIKYKWPVLLATLVLAIGLGSQGNMEFDGDYHVFFSKSNPELEAFDALQDKYTKDDNVVIVLSPSNGDIFTKENLTAIEALTAEAWNTPYSSRVDALTNFQHTSADGDDLYVDDLSYESSLKTDAEILEIKEKALKEPLLVNRILNEKGSVTAINITVRLPGIDLNEIPGEVTPFVRNMISDFKEKHPNFEVHTSGLIPMNTAFFESSMNDMALTMIMLIIVIITTFILTRNIWSTLATLVVVLFSIMSAIGFVGIMGIKLTPPSSVFPTMILTLAVADSIHILVTMLQKMRKDGLNKVDALKEAIRLNFMPVFITSLTTVIGFLTMNFGDVPPFWDLGNITAFGMVMAFLYSTTTLPALMAVLPVKSRVRKEAVKEHKNWYTSLGNYVVKQPVRLTVISFLIIGGLTYLATKNVFNDEFINYFDESVQFRTDTDYISDNLTGIYNIEYSIGSGESGGINNPEYLKNLNAFEDWLNEQPEVVHVNAFSEVARRVNRSMHGDDESFYRVPDNRDEAAQYLLLYELSLPFGLDLNNQINVDKSETRVTVTVDNITSADMIAFSKKGEDWLRNNTPKAMHAIGVSPTLMFSKLGFRQADSMFKGNIIALILISLVLMLALRNFKLGLLSIIPNVTPVLVGFGIWALYKAQINTGMVIVFGMTLGIIVDDTVHFMSKFLRAKRELGYDAKQAVVYAFETVGKALVTTTIVLLAGFAVLSTSSFALNSYMARITVIIIIAALIIDFILLPSLLILTSRKEEAVEKVKVGQIAFDK is encoded by the coding sequence ATGAATGCGTTTAAAAAGGCAGGAAATGCCACCAATGTTTTTGCCAGAAGTTGGGCCAACTTCGTAATTAAATATAAATGGCCAGTATTATTGGCGACATTAGTGTTAGCCATTGGATTAGGCTCTCAAGGAAATATGGAATTTGATGGAGATTACCATGTTTTCTTTAGTAAATCGAACCCAGAATTAGAAGCCTTTGATGCTTTACAAGACAAGTATACCAAAGATGATAACGTCGTTATTGTACTGTCTCCATCAAATGGTGATATATTCACAAAAGAGAACCTTACCGCCATAGAAGCGTTAACCGCAGAGGCATGGAATACACCATACTCCTCTAGAGTAGATGCCTTAACTAATTTTCAGCATACAAGTGCCGATGGCGATGATTTGTATGTTGATGATTTATCTTATGAATCGTCTTTAAAAACCGATGCTGAGATTTTAGAGATTAAGGAAAAAGCTTTAAAAGAACCCTTGCTTGTTAATAGAATTCTTAATGAGAAAGGTAGTGTTACAGCCATAAATATAACGGTTAGACTTCCAGGAATAGATTTAAATGAAATCCCGGGAGAAGTAACGCCCTTTGTTAGAAATATGATTTCTGATTTTAAGGAAAAACATCCAAATTTTGAAGTGCACACCTCTGGTTTAATACCAATGAATACCGCTTTCTTTGAATCATCAATGAATGATATGGCGTTAACTATGATCATGTTAATTATAGTTATTATAACAACATTTATTTTAACTAGAAATATTTGGAGCACCTTGGCTACTTTAGTTGTCGTTCTATTTTCTATAATGAGTGCTATTGGTTTTGTTGGTATAATGGGAATTAAATTAACGCCACCTTCATCCGTATTTCCAACCATGATTCTTACGCTAGCAGTAGCAGATAGTATTCATATCCTTGTCACTATGCTTCAAAAAATGCGTAAAGACGGACTTAATAAAGTAGACGCCCTAAAAGAAGCCATACGATTAAACTTTATGCCCGTATTTATTACAAGTTTAACGACTGTGATAGGGTTTTTAACCATGAATTTTGGTGATGTACCACCGTTTTGGGATTTAGGAAATATTACGGCCTTTGGTATGGTCATGGCTTTTCTCTACTCTACCACAACGTTACCAGCATTAATGGCTGTTTTACCGGTTAAGTCTAGAGTTAGAAAAGAAGCAGTAAAAGAACATAAAAATTGGTACACCAGCTTAGGGAATTATGTGGTGAAACAACCAGTAAGATTAACCGTGATCTCTTTTTTAATTATTGGAGGGCTTACTTACCTAGCTACTAAAAATGTGTTTAATGACGAGTTTATAAATTACTTTGATGAAAGTGTTCAATTTAGAACAGACACCGATTATATAAGTGATAACCTAACAGGTATTTATAATATTGAATACTCCATAGGAAGTGGAGAAAGTGGAGGCATTAATAATCCGGAATATCTTAAAAACTTAAATGCTTTTGAAGATTGGCTTAACGAACAACCAGAAGTGGTACATGTTAATGCTTTTAGCGAAGTTGCCCGACGTGTAAACAGGTCGATGCATGGTGACGATGAAAGCTTTTACCGTGTTCCAGATAACAGGGATGAAGCCGCTCAGTATTTATTACTTTATGAATTGTCTTTGCCTTTTGGATTAGATTTAAATAACCAAATTAATGTAGATAAGTCCGAAACACGTGTCACTGTAACAGTCGATAATATTACAAGTGCCGATATGATTGCTTTTTCAAAAAAGGGTGAAGACTGGTTAAGAAATAATACCCCGAAAGCAATGCATGCCATTGGCGTAAGTCCAACATTAATGTTTTCTAAATTAGGATTTAGGCAAGCAGACAGTATGTTCAAAGGTAATATTATTGCGCTTATATTAATTTCTTTAGTACTCATGTTGGCATTAAGAAATTTTAAACTAGGCTTATTGAGTATTATTCCAAATGTAACCCCGGTTTTAGTTGGTTTTGGTATTTGGGCACTTTATAAAGCGCAAATAAACACAGGAATGGTGATTGTTTTCGGGATGACACTAGGAATTATTGTTGATGATACTGTACATTTTATGAGCAAGTTTTTAAGAGCCAAGCGCGAGTTAGGTTACGATGCTAAACAAGCCGTAGTATATGCTTTTGAAACGGTTGGGAAAGCCCTCGTAACAACAACCATTGTTTTATTAGCAGGCTTTGCTGTACTCTCTACATCATCATTCGCTTTAAATAGTTATATGGCTAGAATAACAGTTATCATCATTATAGCGGCATTAATAATAGACTTTATATTACTACCATCATTATTGATTCTTACAAGTAGAAAAGAAGAAGCTGTTGAAAAGGTAAAAGTAGGACAAATAGCTTTCGATAAATAA
- a CDS encoding TetR/AcrR family transcriptional regulator, with amino-acid sequence MLKTVKHDAKADFLLEKGIEILWSKGYNGTSVNDIVKAADVPKGSFYFYFESKEDFAVKAINKYFDLHLAIAIEKLEDKSIAPKQKLLDFYQFRVDILKNEMNCQMGCMACNLASEMAEHNEKIRTAILVKEEKMLSLITNIFKEAQELGEIEKTIKADVIAAFIEDAGKGAMISMKEKQSAEPIDNFMIMVKNII; translated from the coding sequence ATGCTCAAAACTGTTAAACATGATGCTAAAGCAGATTTCCTTTTAGAAAAGGGAATAGAGATCCTTTGGAGTAAAGGATACAATGGTACGAGTGTAAATGATATAGTTAAAGCTGCAGATGTACCAAAAGGTTCTTTTTATTTTTATTTTGAATCTAAAGAGGATTTTGCAGTTAAAGCTATAAATAAATATTTTGATTTGCATTTAGCTATAGCTATAGAGAAATTAGAAGATAAATCTATAGCTCCAAAACAAAAGCTTTTGGATTTTTACCAATTTAGAGTAGATATTTTAAAAAATGAAATGAATTGCCAAATGGGGTGTATGGCATGCAATTTAGCTAGTGAAATGGCAGAACATAATGAAAAGATAAGAACTGCTATTTTAGTTAAAGAAGAGAAAATGTTATCATTAATTACCAATATTTTTAAAGAGGCCCAAGAATTAGGAGAGATTGAAAAAACTATAAAAGCAGATGTTATAGCTGCTTTTATTGAAGATGCCGGAAAGGGTGCTATGATTAGCATGAAAGAAAAGCAAAGTGCAGAACCCATTGATAATTTTATGATTATGGTTAAAAACATAATTTAA
- a CDS encoding cupredoxin domain-containing protein, whose product MKKIISILVIALAFTMNTNAQDAMNTVKTVSLEQTKGEFTQKALTLSEGSYVFAVSNNHAAKEVGLVLVPKGKDASKPENHIKTAYVTTVVKEGKVEKTNVTKLTKGEYVYFCPLNPTPQYTLTVK is encoded by the coding sequence ATGAAAAAAATCATTTCAATTTTAGTAATCGCATTAGCATTTACAATGAACACGAATGCCCAAGACGCAATGAATACTGTAAAGACAGTATCCTTAGAGCAAACCAAAGGAGAATTTACTCAAAAAGCTTTAACATTAAGTGAAGGGTCTTACGTATTTGCAGTATCAAATAATCATGCAGCAAAAGAGGTAGGTTTAGTATTAGTACCTAAAGGTAAAGATGCCAGTAAACCGGAAAACCATATTAAAACAGCATATGTAACAACAGTTGTTAAAGAGGGTAAGGTAGAAAAAACAAATGTTACCAAGTTAACAAAAGGAGAGTATGTTTATTTCTGCCCATTAAATCCAACACCACAATATACGCTTACAGTTAAGTAA